In Kiloniellales bacterium, a genomic segment contains:
- a CDS encoding TRAP transporter large permease subunit: MELLFLALLIVLMIWALGSGFPVAFALPGSAILAIAAAALAGWLFAGDTGAYFAQGGPVQWLTAGVTNFRGIYWEAERDTLIAIPLFVFMGIMLQRSKIAEDLLVTMAQLFGPMPGGLGISVVFVGALLAATTGIVGATVVAMGLISLPAMMRNKYSNPLATGTIAASGTLGQIIPPSIVLIILADQLASAVDQASTTRKALYKEATGELSMPSAFDIVSTSAGDMFMGAFVPGFVLVLVYMAFILILALLRPKVAPPVPFEGRFDTAFAFRVLLILVPPLTLIFVVLGSIIMGIATVNQAGAIGAVGATIMAGYRLAEGSPGAYRPGILAVASVVALALITNIAPINVKNIQTGGDVVALVLAVIAAAGFLASVIWSFWRTFKIEDTLRGVMLDTAKTTSLVFIILLGAAMLTAAFRAFGGEELVREFLTGLPGGFWTQFVIVMAVIFLLGFFLDFIEIAVVVVPIVAPILLADPSANVTAVWLGVMIGLNIQTSFLTPPFGFALFYLRGVAPPSVRTVQIYKGVIAFIGLQLLALVIVGAFPTLVNHLPNRISLTSDTAPPPINPKLQYCLEEHIFGVYERRGAEIRATIQTARGLEIGYLPEKHQTAFTTSLDKAEATFGLIEEIRKAEAAVAARSDAYRPLHVEVRAIQSDMARHDLEIRELKTQISRIRGENAEDQSRKAELEEEVATLEAEREALAASIPEAWEEENKTFTGFLKTAERARATYRRNVDDAYKAVRELTAVVADAGALAALEAEIRGLGNVVAGSPPAEAGDRVAEIAKLVGRVEGASAIRSPLNKARRTLKAKTPDVQAATTEIDTAIAAYAEDLAWRQRAAAELLPGLQAYEAGIRDTIGLRQQRRLPDAEAVAVASCNAHHRDISLHF; this comes from the coding sequence ATGGAGCTGCTTTTCCTCGCCCTGCTGATCGTCCTGATGATCTGGGCTCTGGGCTCCGGCTTTCCGGTGGCCTTCGCCCTGCCGGGTTCGGCTATCCTTGCCATCGCCGCCGCCGCCCTGGCCGGCTGGCTCTTCGCCGGCGACACCGGCGCCTATTTCGCCCAGGGCGGTCCGGTCCAGTGGCTGACCGCCGGGGTCACCAATTTCCGCGGCATCTATTGGGAGGCCGAGCGCGACACACTGATCGCCATCCCGCTCTTCGTGTTCATGGGGATCATGCTGCAACGCTCGAAGATCGCCGAGGACCTGCTGGTCACCATGGCGCAGCTCTTCGGGCCGATGCCCGGCGGCTTGGGCATCTCCGTGGTCTTCGTCGGCGCGCTCCTGGCCGCCACCACCGGCATCGTGGGTGCGACCGTGGTCGCGATGGGCCTGATCTCCCTGCCCGCGATGATGCGCAACAAGTACTCCAACCCCCTGGCGACCGGCACCATCGCCGCTTCGGGCACCCTGGGCCAGATCATCCCGCCCTCGATCGTGCTGATCATCCTGGCGGACCAGCTCGCCAGCGCCGTCGACCAGGCGAGCACCACCCGCAAGGCGCTCTACAAGGAAGCGACCGGCGAGCTCTCGATGCCCTCGGCCTTCGACATCGTCTCGACCAGCGCCGGCGACATGTTCATGGGCGCCTTCGTCCCGGGCTTCGTGCTGGTCCTGGTCTACATGGCCTTCATCCTGATCCTCGCCCTGCTGCGCCCCAAGGTGGCGCCGCCGGTGCCCTTCGAGGGCCGCTTCGACACCGCCTTCGCGTTCAGGGTCCTGCTGATCCTGGTGCCGCCCCTGACCCTGATCTTCGTGGTCCTCGGCTCGATCATCATGGGCATCGCCACGGTCAACCAGGCCGGCGCGATCGGCGCCGTCGGCGCGACCATCATGGCCGGCTACCGGCTCGCGGAAGGCAGCCCCGGGGCCTACCGGCCGGGGATCCTGGCCGTGGCCTCGGTCGTCGCCCTGGCCCTGATCACCAACATCGCGCCGATCAACGTCAAGAACATCCAGACCGGCGGCGACGTGGTCGCCCTGGTCCTCGCGGTCATCGCCGCCGCCGGATTCCTGGCTTCCGTGATCTGGAGCTTCTGGCGGACCTTCAAGATCGAGGACACCCTGCGCGGCGTCATGCTGGATACCGCGAAGACGACCTCCCTAGTCTTCATCATCCTGCTGGGCGCCGCCATGCTGACGGCCGCCTTCCGCGCCTTCGGCGGCGAGGAGCTGGTGCGCGAGTTCCTGACCGGCCTGCCCGGCGGCTTCTGGACCCAGTTCGTCATCGTGATGGCGGTGATCTTCCTGCTCGGCTTCTTTCTCGACTTCATCGAGATCGCCGTGGTGGTGGTGCCGATCGTCGCGCCGATCCTGCTGGCCGATCCCTCGGCCAACGTCACCGCGGTCTGGCTGGGGGTCATGATCGGCCTCAACATCCAGACCTCCTTTCTGACCCCGCCCTTCGGCTTCGCCCTCTTCTACCTGCGCGGCGTCGCCCCCCCGTCGGTGCGGACGGTCCAGATCTACAAGGGCGTGATCGCCTTCATCGGCCTGCAGCTACTGGCCCTGGTGATCGTCGGCGCCTTCCCGACCCTGGTGAACCACCTGCCGAACCGGATCTCCCTGACCTCGGACACCGCGCCGCCGCCGATCAACCCGAAGCTCCAGTACTGCCTGGAAGAGCATATCTTCGGAGTCTACGAGCGGCGCGGCGCGGAGATCCGGGCAACGATCCAGACGGCGCGCGGACTCGAGATCGGCTACCTGCCCGAAAAGCACCAGACGGCCTTCACGACCAGCCTCGACAAGGCCGAGGCGACCTTCGGCCTGATCGAGGAGATCCGCAAGGCCGAGGCGGCGGTCGCGGCGCGCAGCGACGCCTATCGCCCGCTCCATGTCGAGGTCCGGGCGATCCAGTCCGACATGGCGCGCCACGATCTCGAGATCCGCGAGCTCAAGACGCAGATCAGCCGGATCCGCGGCGAGAACGCGGAAGATCAGAGCCGGAAGGCCGAACTGGAAGAAGAAGTGGCGACCCTGGAGGCGGAGCGCGAGGCGCTGGCCGCCTCGATCCCGGAGGCCTGGGAGGAGGAGAACAAGACCTTCACCGGCTTCCTCAAGACGGCGGAGCGAGCCCGGGCCACCTATCGCCGCAACGTCGACGACGCCTACAAGGCGGTGCGCGAGCTGACCGCGGTCGTCGCCGACGCCGGCGCCCTGGCGGCGCTCGAAGCCGAGATCAGGGGACTCGGCAACGTCGTCGCCGGCAGCCCGCCCGCCGAGGCCGGCGACCGGGTCGCCGAGATCGCCAAGCTGGTCGGCCGGGTCGAGGGCGCCAGCGCCATCCGCTCGCCGCTGAACAAGGCCCGCCGCACCCTCAAGGCCAAGACCCCGGACGTCCAGGCCGCAACCACGGAGATCGACACCGCGATCGCCGCCTACGCCGAGGACCTGGCCTGGCGACAGAGGGCGGCGGCCGAGCTGCTGCCCGGGCTCCAGGCCTACGAGGCCGGGATCCGCGACACCATCGGCCTGCGCCAGCAGCGGCGCCTGCCCGACGCCGAGGCGGTCGCCGTAGCCAGCTGCAACGCCCACCACCGAGACATCTCGCTGCACTTCTAG
- a CDS encoding TRAP transporter small permease subunit, producing MAEAASHGKVDEYLPSGPVLGVRYFGWTIVATLVVFLLNAYLKFWLGWPGVAAAFGGGGALAWLHVLFYLAAVAAPAVFVVKTKDRSLRRDGQAMTALAAYITRAAFWMVFLVGIVDAAISFLRVEGLLEGVVGQELAQDLGRNQFRGPYVHMPLIGLSLVVAIFTRTLGFTWLALLVVLAELQIVLSRFVFSYEQAFMGDLVRFWYGGLFLFASAHTLLEDGHVRVDVLYAAFTERTKGLVNAAGALVLGIPLCWVVLAIGFSQRSSIIASPLLAFEVTQAGFGMYVKYLLAGFLAIFAASMMIQFAATLLEGVADYRGEPGKRRVASETAH from the coding sequence ATGGCTGAAGCCGCATCCCACGGAAAGGTGGACGAGTACCTGCCGAGCGGGCCGGTCTTGGGCGTCCGCTACTTCGGCTGGACCATCGTCGCCACCCTCGTCGTCTTTCTGCTCAACGCCTACCTGAAGTTCTGGCTGGGCTGGCCCGGGGTTGCCGCGGCCTTCGGCGGCGGCGGCGCCCTGGCCTGGCTGCACGTCTTGTTCTACCTCGCGGCGGTCGCGGCCCCGGCGGTCTTCGTCGTCAAGACCAAGGACCGCAGCCTGCGCCGGGACGGCCAGGCGATGACCGCCCTGGCCGCCTACATCACCCGGGCGGCCTTCTGGATGGTGTTCCTGGTCGGGATCGTCGACGCGGCGATCTCCTTCCTGCGGGTCGAGGGGCTGCTGGAAGGCGTCGTCGGCCAGGAGTTGGCTCAGGATCTCGGCCGCAACCAGTTCCGCGGCCCCTACGTTCACATGCCCCTGATCGGCCTTTCCCTGGTCGTCGCGATCTTCACCCGGACCTTGGGCTTCACCTGGCTCGCCCTGCTCGTGGTCCTGGCCGAACTGCAGATCGTGCTCTCGCGTTTCGTCTTCTCCTATGAACAGGCCTTCATGGGCGACCTCGTGCGCTTCTGGTACGGCGGCCTGTTCCTCTTCGCCAGCGCGCACACCCTGCTCGAGGACGGCCACGTCCGGGTCGACGTGCTCTACGCCGCCTTTACCGAGCGGACCAAGGGCCTGGTCAACGCGGCGGGCGCCCTGGTGCTCGGGATCCCGCTCTGCTGGGTGGTCCTGGCCATCGGCTTCAGCCAGCGCTCGAGCATCATCGCCAGCCCGCTCCTCGCCTTCGAAGTGACCCAGGCCGGCTTCGGGATGTACGTCAAGTATCTGCTGGCGGGCTTCCTGGCGATCTTCGCCGCTTCGATGATGATCCAGTTCGCGGCCACCCTCCTGGAAGGCGTCGCCGACTACCGCGGCGAGCCCGGCAAGCGCCGGGTGGCATCCGAGACCGCGCACTGA
- a CDS encoding TRAP transporter substrate-binding protein: MDRRSFIKKASVAAGGAAAATTLAAPAVAQARKEMVIVSSWPRDFPGLGLSAQRLAQRITDMTEGRITTQYFASGERVGGFDVFDEVASGNAQAYNSADYYWKGKHPGWAFFTSVPFGLTYTEQSAWINHLGGQELWDELAGEFGLKALPSGNTGVQMGGWFNKEIETVDDLKGLKMRIPGLGGDVMAKVGASPVSLPGSQIYENLVSGAIDATEWVGPYNDYFLKFYEAAKYYYYPGMHEPGGFISFGMNKSWWGGLTKSEQISIEAACQMECEIAMSENNANNATYLNRLINEHGVELREFGDEIYDSFGDAATEVMEEARKHSDLANRIYESFAKARKDVAGWMKLSDVGYSLKRNRVLGL; encoded by the coding sequence ATGGATCGTCGTTCTTTCATCAAAAAGGCGAGTGTGGCTGCAGGCGGGGCCGCTGCGGCGACGACCTTGGCGGCGCCAGCCGTTGCCCAAGCGCGCAAGGAAATGGTCATCGTTTCGAGCTGGCCGCGCGACTTCCCGGGCCTCGGTCTCAGCGCACAACGCCTGGCCCAGCGCATCACCGACATGACCGAAGGCCGGATCACGACGCAGTACTTCGCCTCCGGCGAACGCGTCGGCGGATTCGACGTCTTCGACGAAGTGGCCTCCGGCAACGCCCAGGCCTACAACTCGGCGGACTACTACTGGAAGGGCAAGCACCCGGGCTGGGCCTTCTTCACCTCGGTGCCCTTCGGACTGACCTATACCGAGCAGAGCGCCTGGATCAATCACCTGGGCGGCCAGGAGCTCTGGGACGAGCTGGCCGGCGAGTTCGGCCTGAAGGCGCTGCCTTCGGGCAACACCGGCGTGCAGATGGGCGGCTGGTTCAACAAGGAGATCGAGACGGTCGACGACCTCAAGGGCCTGAAGATGCGCATCCCGGGTCTCGGCGGCGACGTCATGGCCAAGGTCGGCGCCTCGCCGGTCTCCCTGCCGGGCAGCCAGATCTACGAGAACCTGGTGTCCGGCGCGATCGACGCCACCGAGTGGGTCGGCCCCTACAACGACTACTTCCTCAAGTTCTACGAGGCGGCCAAGTATTACTATTATCCCGGCATGCACGAGCCCGGCGGCTTCATCTCCTTCGGCATGAACAAGTCCTGGTGGGGCGGCCTGACCAAGTCCGAGCAGATTTCCATCGAGGCGGCTTGCCAGATGGAGTGCGAGATCGCGATGTCGGAGAACAATGCCAACAACGCGACCTACCTCAACCGGCTGATCAACGAGCACGGCGTCGAGCTGCGCGAGTTCGGCGACGAGATCTACGACAGCTTCGGGGACGCGGCGACAGAGGTCATGGAAGAGGCGCGCAAGCACAGCGACCTGGCGAACCGGATCTACGAGAGCTTCGCCAAGGCCCGCAAGGACGTCGCCGGCTGGATGAAGCTGTCCGACGTCGGCTATTCGCTGAAGCGCAACCGGGTTCTCGGCCTCTAG
- a CDS encoding arginyltransferase — protein MKTETPGKEARPPRGGGLRRHEVLLPPAHTFYVMAESPCPYLPGQLERKLFTELRPEDAGAFYASLSRGGFRRSHNFAYRPACTGCTACVPVRIDAAAFHLSRSLRRIARMNRDLVARERQARATTEQFRIFARYITTRHADGEMANMSFGDYRSMVEESVLDTKLIEFRSAAGDLVAGLLTDWSGDGASAVYSFFDPALAERSLGSYMVLWLVEECRRRGLPYVYLGYWIEGSRKMSYKARFRPLESLGPSGWQKLVPADAPA, from the coding sequence ATGAAGACCGAGACCCCCGGCAAGGAAGCCCGGCCGCCGAGGGGCGGAGGGCTGCGCCGCCACGAGGTTCTGCTGCCGCCGGCGCACACCTTCTACGTCATGGCCGAATCGCCCTGCCCCTACCTGCCCGGGCAGCTCGAACGCAAGCTCTTCACCGAACTGCGGCCCGAAGACGCGGGCGCCTTCTACGCCAGCCTGTCGCGCGGCGGCTTCCGCCGCAGCCACAACTTCGCCTACCGGCCGGCCTGCACGGGCTGCACCGCCTGCGTGCCCGTGCGGATCGATGCCGCGGCCTTCCATCTGTCCAGGTCGTTGCGCCGCATCGCCCGGATGAACCGCGACCTCGTCGCCCGCGAGCGCCAGGCGCGCGCGACGACCGAGCAGTTTCGCATCTTCGCGCGCTACATCACGACACGCCATGCCGACGGCGAGATGGCCAACATGTCCTTCGGCGACTACCGCAGCATGGTCGAGGAAAGCGTCCTGGACACCAAGCTGATCGAGTTCCGCAGCGCCGCAGGGGATCTCGTCGCCGGCCTGCTGACCGATTGGTCGGGCGATGGCGCCTCGGCGGTTTACAGCTTCTTCGATCCGGCGCTCGCCGAACGCAGCCTCGGCAGCTACATGGTGCTCTGGCTGGTCGAGGAATGCCGGCGCCGCGGCCTGCCCTATGTCTACCTCGGATATTGGATCGAAGGGTCGCGCAAGATGTCCTACAAGGCGCGCTTCCGGCCGCTGGAATCGCTGGGTCCCTCGGGCTGGCAGAAGCTGGTGCCGGCCGACGCGCCGGCCTGA
- the motB gene encoding flagellar motor protein MotB, translating to MAQDENRPIIIKKVKKGGGHGHHGGAWKVAYADFVTAMMAFFLLLWLLNATTEEQKRGIADYFSPHSVAPSSSGAGGVMGGQSMDLQGTLNSDRSPVGITISIPSSTEEADPTEQGEESEAAAKSPDEISDEALERELAEREAEQFEAAEAALRQAIQGVPEIQDLAENLVVDQTPEGLRIQIVDRENTSMFPSGSAQMYGRTQQLMGLVADAIAGLPNRVAIKGHTDATPFSSGSGYSNWELSTDRANASRRALLDAGLDPRRIESVAGRADQEPLIAEDPHSPRNRRISVILLRENKTQIGGSGAGGDSDG from the coding sequence ATGGCGCAGGACGAAAACAGGCCGATCATCATCAAGAAGGTGAAGAAGGGCGGCGGCCATGGCCATCACGGCGGCGCCTGGAAGGTCGCCTACGCCGACTTCGTCACCGCGATGATGGCCTTCTTCCTGCTGCTCTGGCTGCTGAACGCCACCACCGAGGAGCAGAAGCGGGGCATCGCCGACTACTTCTCGCCCCATTCGGTCGCGCCGAGCTCCAGCGGCGCCGGCGGGGTCATGGGCGGCCAGTCGATGGACCTGCAGGGCACCTTGAACAGCGACCGCTCGCCGGTCGGGATCACGATCTCGATTCCCTCCTCGACCGAGGAGGCGGACCCCACGGAGCAGGGCGAGGAGAGCGAGGCGGCCGCGAAGAGCCCGGACGAGATCTCCGACGAGGCGCTTGAACGCGAGCTGGCGGAACGCGAGGCCGAGCAGTTCGAGGCAGCCGAGGCCGCCCTGCGTCAGGCGATCCAGGGCGTGCCCGAGATTCAAGACCTGGCCGAGAACCTGGTCGTCGACCAGACGCCGGAAGGTCTGCGGATCCAGATCGTCGACCGTGAGAACACCTCGATGTTCCCCAGCGGCAGCGCACAGATGTATGGCCGGACCCAGCAACTCATGGGGCTGGTTGCCGACGCCATCGCGGGCCTGCCGAACCGGGTCGCGATCAAGGGCCACACCGACGCGACGCCCTTCTCCAGCGGCTCCGGCTACTCCAACTGGGAACTCTCCACCGATCGGGCCAACGCCAGCCGACGGGCCCTGCTGGATGCCGGGCTGGACCCCCGCCGGATCGAATCGGTGGCCGGCCGGGCCGATCAGGAACCCCTGATCGCGGAGGATCCTCACTCGCCCCGGAACCGACGCATCTCGGTCATCCTGCTGCGCGAGAACAAGACCCAGATCGGCGGCTCCGGAGCGGGCGGCGACTCCGACGGCTGA
- the motA gene encoding flagellar motor stator protein MotA — translation MLLIVGMLVVIGCTFGGYVALGGKLGVLWQPFEVVIICGAALGAFIIGNPSPVIKKAAKAIGHVMKGSKFNKDSYLELLTLQYQIFKLARTKGFLALEQHIESPEDSALFQQFPKFIGDHHAVEFLCDYLRLIGLGAENPHEMETLMDEEIETHHHEQHAVAGAIQTMADGMPALGIVAAVLGVIKTMGSITEPPEVLGALIGGALVGTFLGVWISYGFLAPIAAKAQAVYDAEGKYFQCMKAGLLAYMHGSSPPVAVEFARKALLSHDRPSFSEVEQALDGLPSVG, via the coding sequence ATGCTTCTGATCGTCGGAATGCTTGTGGTCATCGGCTGCACCTTCGGCGGCTACGTCGCCCTGGGCGGCAAGCTGGGCGTGCTGTGGCAGCCCTTCGAGGTCGTGATCATCTGCGGCGCGGCCCTGGGCGCCTTCATCATCGGCAACCCCAGCCCGGTCATCAAGAAGGCGGCCAAGGCCATCGGCCACGTCATGAAGGGCTCGAAGTTCAACAAGGACAGCTATCTGGAGCTGCTGACCCTGCAGTACCAAATCTTCAAGCTGGCCCGCACCAAGGGCTTCCTCGCCCTGGAGCAACACATCGAGAGCCCCGAAGACAGCGCCCTGTTCCAGCAGTTCCCCAAGTTCATCGGCGACCACCATGCGGTGGAGTTCCTCTGCGACTACCTGCGGCTGATCGGCCTCGGCGCCGAGAATCCGCACGAGATGGAAACGCTGATGGACGAGGAGATCGAGACCCATCACCACGAGCAGCACGCCGTGGCCGGCGCCATTCAGACCATGGCCGACGGCATGCCGGCGCTGGGCATCGTCGCGGCGGTGCTGGGCGTCATCAAGACCATGGGCTCGATCACCGAGCCGCCGGAGGTCCTCGGCGCCCTGATCGGCGGCGCCCTGGTCGGCACCTTCCTGGGGGTCTGGATCTCCTACGGCTTTCTGGCCCCGATCGCCGCCAAGGCGCAGGCGGTCTACGACGCCGAGGGCAAGTACTTCCAGTGCATGAAGGCCGGGCTGCTGGCCTACATGCACGGCAGTTCGCCGCCGGTGGCGGTCGAGTTCGCCCGCAAGGCGCTGCTGTCCCACGATCGGCCCAGCTTCTCCGAGGTCGAGCAAGCTCTCGACGGCTTGCCGTCGGTCGGCTAA
- a CDS encoding cystathionine gamma-synthase: MPDEQQNRKNRLGFATRTIHAGQAPDPTTGAIMPPIYATSTYVQESPGQHKGYEYSRTQNPTRMAYERCLADLESGSAGFAFASGMAATATLLELLDSGSHVLAMDDLYGGSYRLFHNVRERSAGLAFTFADLSDRATVEAALRPDTRMIWVESPTNPLLKLVDFEMIAGIARTRGILTVCDNTFASPYVQRPLEAGFDVVMHSATKYLNGHSDMVGGIVAVGDNPDLVERLAYLQNAVGAVAGPFDSFLALRGLKTLALRMQRHCENAAVVAEYLEDHLKVEAVYYPGLASHPQHELAKRQMSRYGGMVTAVLEGGLPAAKRFLERVRIFALAESLGGVESLIEHPAIMTHASIPAETRAQLGIGDGLVRLSVGVEDADDLIADLAQALG, translated from the coding sequence ATGCCGGACGAGCAGCAGAACCGCAAGAACCGCCTGGGTTTCGCGACCCGGACCATCCACGCTGGCCAGGCGCCGGACCCGACGACCGGGGCGATTATGCCGCCGATCTACGCCACCTCGACCTACGTCCAGGAAAGCCCGGGCCAGCACAAGGGCTACGAGTACAGCCGGACCCAGAACCCGACCCGCATGGCCTACGAGCGCTGCCTCGCCGACCTTGAAAGCGGCAGCGCGGGCTTCGCCTTCGCCTCGGGCATGGCGGCCACGGCAACCCTGCTCGAGCTGCTGGACAGCGGCAGCCACGTTCTCGCCATGGACGATCTCTATGGCGGCAGCTACCGGCTGTTCCACAACGTCCGGGAGCGCTCGGCCGGCCTCGCCTTCACCTTCGCCGACCTGAGCGACCGGGCCACGGTCGAGGCGGCGCTCCGCCCGGATACCCGCATGATCTGGGTCGAGAGCCCGACCAACCCGCTGCTCAAGCTGGTCGATTTCGAGATGATCGCCGGCATCGCGAGAACGCGCGGCATCCTGACCGTCTGCGACAACACCTTCGCCAGCCCCTACGTCCAGCGGCCGCTGGAGGCAGGCTTCGACGTGGTCATGCATTCAGCCACCAAGTACCTCAACGGCCACTCCGACATGGTCGGCGGGATCGTGGCGGTCGGCGACAATCCGGACCTCGTGGAGCGTCTGGCCTACCTGCAGAACGCCGTCGGCGCGGTCGCCGGGCCCTTCGACAGCTTCCTCGCCCTGCGCGGCCTCAAGACCCTGGCCCTGCGCATGCAGCGCCACTGCGAGAACGCGGCCGTGGTGGCCGAGTACCTGGAGGACCACCTCAAGGTCGAGGCGGTCTACTACCCGGGCCTCGCCAGCCACCCCCAGCACGAGCTGGCGAAGCGCCAGATGAGCCGCTACGGCGGCATGGTCACGGCGGTTCTGGAGGGCGGCCTTCCGGCGGCCAAGCGCTTCCTGGAGCGAGTGCGGATCTTCGCCCTGGCGGAGAGCCTGGGCGGGGTCGAAAGCCTGATCGAGCACCCGGCGATCATGACCCACGCCTCGATCCCGGCCGAGACCCGCGCCCAGCTCGGCATCGGCGACGGGCTGGTCCGGCTCTCGGTCGGAGTCGAGGACGCCGACGACCTGATCGCCGACCTGGCCCAGGCTCTGGGCTGA
- a CDS encoding SPOR domain-containing protein has protein sequence MRFAALVVSTLFAVGLLGPAAGAEEPRQGQVQLSQSSPGTSNSRLVARGDDLMAIGDISAARLLYETAASQGDAIAAAKLGMTYDPIELSAKGVVGMVGDPETAAKWYRLAVDRGYNPAASSLAALQNYLQSGDPPSRGQAITRDPSPPAPQNRIPANQGGQRLQEANKPAILGVAERLDAGNEIVKPEGAVGELRVQLAALNSRQAAIEQGVELQVRHWDLIGSKVLSIERLALSENRGTMYGIQVGPFWDVGSATNLCKQLKNQGQDCFVVP, from the coding sequence ATGCGTTTTGCTGCTTTGGTGGTCTCTACCCTCTTCGCCGTCGGGCTCCTCGGCCCGGCCGCGGGCGCGGAAGAGCCACGCCAGGGCCAGGTGCAGCTGTCCCAAAGCTCGCCCGGCACCTCCAACTCCCGACTCGTCGCCCGTGGCGACGACCTCATGGCGATCGGCGACATCTCCGCCGCCCGGTTGCTCTACGAGACCGCAGCCAGCCAGGGCGATGCCATAGCGGCCGCCAAGCTCGGCATGACCTACGACCCGATAGAGCTGAGCGCCAAAGGCGTCGTTGGCATGGTCGGCGACCCTGAAACCGCCGCCAAGTGGTACCGCCTGGCGGTCGACCGGGGCTATAACCCGGCCGCCTCCAGCCTGGCCGCCCTGCAGAATTACTTGCAGTCCGGTGACCCGCCGTCGCGCGGCCAAGCCATCACCAGGGACCCTAGTCCGCCCGCGCCGCAAAACCGAATTCCGGCAAACCAGGGCGGTCAGCGGCTGCAGGAGGCCAACAAGCCGGCGATCCTGGGGGTCGCCGAACGCCTGGATGCGGGCAACGAAATCGTCAAGCCGGAGGGTGCCGTCGGCGAGCTGCGTGTGCAGCTCGCGGCGCTCAACTCGAGGCAAGCGGCGATCGAACAGGGCGTCGAGCTGCAGGTCCGGCATTGGGACCTCATCGGCAGCAAGGTCCTGTCGATCGAGCGGCTGGCGCTCTCAGAGAACCGCGGCACGATGTACGGCATACAAGTCGGCCCCTTCTGGGACGTCGGCTCGGCCACGAACCTCTGCAAGCAGTTGAAGAACCAAGGTCAGGACTGCTTCGTCGTTCCCTGA
- a CDS encoding cold-shock protein gives MTSGTVKFFNATRGYGFISPDDGSKDVFVHISAVERSGLGQLSEGQKLSFEVQQDARGPKAVNLQAD, from the coding sequence ATGACTTCCGGTACCGTTAAGTTCTTCAACGCCACGCGCGGCTATGGTTTCATCTCGCCCGACGACGGCTCGAAGGACGTTTTCGTTCACATCTCCGCGGTCGAGCGCTCCGGTCTCGGACAGCTCTCCGAGGGGCAGAAGTTGAGCTTCGAGGTCCAGCAGGACGCGCGCGGCCCCAAGGCCGTCAACCTGCAGGCCGACTGA
- the infA gene encoding translation initiation factor IF-1: protein MKEEFLAFSGTVVEKLPNAMFKVRLENDHEIIAQPKGKMRKFRIRVMVGDRVDVEMTPYDLTKGRITFRHK from the coding sequence TTGAAAGAGGAATTCCTGGCTTTCAGTGGAACGGTCGTCGAGAAGCTGCCGAACGCCATGTTCAAGGTGCGGCTCGAGAACGACCACGAGATCATCGCGCAGCCCAAGGGCAAGATGCGCAAGTTCCGGATTCGGGTCATGGTCGGCGACCGCGTCGACGTCGAGATGACCCCATATGACCTGACCAAGGGCCGGATCACCTTCCGCCACAAGTAG